The sequence AACTGGCAAATCAGGTCAATAAAGTTTTTGTGATTGGCATCTTTGTTATTCTCAATTACCAAAAAATTCAGCAAGCGGCTACAGGTACGGGTGATCAGAAAATCATTCACCCCTTGGGTATCAAATTGGGGGAAGAGTTCATCCATGAATTGATACAATTTTCGCTCAAAAATATCCCGGTCTTTGCTAGGAGGAATGGCGGCGATCAGATAGGCGGCTAAATTGTATTTATATCGGCGGTAGTTTTGCCCTTCGGGATTTTCCCGCAAAAATTGCTCCGCCCGCTCCTGATAGGTCAGCCCATTGTCCACCTTTGTCCCAAACAATTTGAACGCCACAAATAGCTCCTGATTGGTGAGCATGGTGGGATTTTTCACCGGCTCTAAATTTTTGGTCGCACCCAAGGCCCGCCGGTACTCGTAGGTCACATAACGACCTAATTGATGTTCAAATTGCTGTTGCACCTGGGTTTGCAACTTATGCACAATGTCCAACTGCTCCTGGAACTGTTGCCGGTCTTCCGCCCCCGCCAACTGCGCTTCGTAGAGATAGGGATACCGACGCAACAAACAGGCCAAGGGCTGGTTCTCGGCGGGTTCATCGGTGGCTTCGAGCAGGGCAATGGTTTGGCACAGCCGTAGGTATAGGTCCGTTCCCTGAAATGCCTGGAATAACCGGCGCAGGGTGCCTACCGTTTTCCCCCGGTCACCGCCTCGCAGAGGGGTAGGGGTCGCCAAAATATCCACCAACTGGCGGATCGCCCAGCGATGTTGGGACTGGTTTTGCCAATGGTTGATGAGAATGTAACAACTGCGGTTGAGGATAAACCGGAACCGCTGGCTGGCCTCCGGGCGCAAAATTAACTGCTCCAGGGTCGCCACCACCGACGGATTGCCACACTTTAACTCGGTGAATAATGCCCGAAACCGCTCCAGTACCGACGTGGGCGCTTCCCGCTGTACCCACTGGTAAATGCAGGTGTAAATCACCTCTTCATCGGCACTTCTAAGCATATCCACAGCGGCCATTACCCCACCTCCTGTGCAAGGAACCCAACCACGGTTATCAGTAATAATACGGACAGGCTGTATGACATTGTTTGTACGTTTAGGTGGAAATACGGAAGGTGCCAATTCCCGATTGGGCGCACGTTTCCCCTAGTTCTTATTAGAAGGGATAAATGTGTTTTGCTGTGTAAGTTAGATCACAAGGGGCTGGCGATCTGGGTTACGGGTCGAGGGTTGGGGCTGGAGCCGTTGCTGGAACCACCAAATACCGCCCATGAGCAGTAATCCCACGGCAATGCCTGCCAAGAGCCACAGCCAAGGTATGCGGGCAGGGGGAGGGGTTGGGGTGGCGGGTGCGGGAGCCAAATGCTGGGTGACTGCTTCGGGGATTGGGTTCGGGGCTGGTTCGACCATCAACCCGGCCACTTCGGTCAGGGATTGTTCCACCACCGGTGCCTTGATACTGCGAAATTCGGCGGCGTGGAGATACTTGCTGATCTGGGGATCCAGCGCAGTGCCGTGGTAATAGATGGCGTGGGCATCGGGGGCAAATTCCACCACGTCCCCGTCGGTCAAGGTATGGTGGGATACGTGGATGCCGTTGACTTTGATCCCGTTGGTGCTGGTTTTGCCCGCCGCATTGCCGTCCTGAATTTGGTAGTGGTACTCGTGGGAGCCGGGGATGGGCACCCGCAGGAGCAGGGCGTGTTGCCGGGAAACCGAGTCCGCATGGAAGACAATGGCACTGGTGGCGTCCCGCCCAATGGAATAGGTGGCCGCTTCCAATGCCAAAACCTGTTGCCCTTGGGGGTCTTCAACGACCAAAATGTGCAAACGTTGGCTGGTATCGTCTGCTGTCAAGGGGGCTGGCATGGCAGGTCACTTTAGGATTTCTACCTAGTCCTATTTTACCCGCCTTAGCGACATCCCAGTCATTTCCCAGGCATGGCTGGCACCACTGCTTCTCGACCTTTACAATGGGGGATGTAACGAAACGTAAAGGCATGAACCCATGACGGCGACTCGGGTGGACAGCCAACATCAGTACCGGATGTGGCAGGGGTGGCGTACCCATTGGGTGCAGGCGGGGAATCAAGGGCCGGCCATGCTACTGATTCATGGGTTTGGGGCTTCGACGGCCCATTGGCGGTACAATCTCCCGGATTTGGCGCAGGACCATCGGGTGTGGGCGGTGGATTTGTTGGGGTTTGGCCGCTCGGAGAAACCGCCGGTGCTGTACACGGGGGAGTTGTGGCGGGAACAACTGCGGGATTTTGTCACCCAGGTGATTGGGGAGCCGGTGGTGCTGGTGGGCAATTCTCTGGGGGGCTATGCGGCCTTGTGTTTTGGGGTGGATTGTCCTCAATGGACGCATGGGGTGGCTCTGTTGAATTGCGCCGGGCCGGTGGGGGAAGATAGCATCCGTCCTAACCCAGTCCAGCGGTTGTTGTTCCAAATTCCGGGGGTGGTGGAACTGGCGAGTGCCGGTCTATTTTTCTATATGCGGAATCCCCTGGTGATTCGGCGGATTTTACAACAGGTGTACAAAGACCATACGCACATTGATGAAGAATTGATCCAAAGTATTTACGAACCAGCCTGGGATGCGGGGGCATTGGGGGTGTTTCGGGCGGTGTTTAAGTCGCCCCCCGGTCGTCGTTTGGACCAGTTACTGCAGGGGTTAACGTCGCCGCTGCTGCTGATGTGGGGTACATCGGATCCGTGGATGACTGTGGCCCGGGCGGAAAAGTGTAATGCCTTGGTGCCTACAGCCCAGGTGGCATGGCTGGATGCGGGGCATTGTCCCCACGATGAACGCCCGGATTTGGTTAATCCGCTGTTGCGTCGCTGGGTGCAAACCGTCGTAGAATCACGCTTGAACGGGGATTTGCCAGGTATTGGGGCGTGGTGACGGGGGGGCCGGCGGAGTCAATGGCACCGGGGAGATGGGTGTCCAAGAGTCGCTGCCAGGGGTGGGGCGGCAGGGTGAAGGGCAAGCCTTCCCAGTAGCTATTGAGAATCACATACAGATGTTCTCCGGCTTTGGGCATGACCATTTCCAGGGCGAGGGCATGGCCGTCCGGGTGCCAGCCTTGTTGTCCCAATTCGGTGCCGTGCCAGACCACGTAGGGATAGGGGACAGGTTCTACCACTGGATAGGTTTCCACCCGCAGGCGGTTTTCCTCTTCAAACAGGCGCAGGGATTGCATCCAGTGCAGGAGTTTTTGCCAAAAGTGGAGCATATCCCGATGCCGATGTACCAAATCCCAGTCAAACCAACTGATTTCGTTGTCCTGCCCGTAGGCGTTGTTGTTTCCCCGTTGGGTGCGGCGCACTTCGTCCCCCATCAGGATCATGGGCGTGCCCTGGGCGAGGGTGAGAATGACCAGAAAGTTTTTGATTTGTTTGATGCGGAGGGCTTCGATCTGGGGGTCGTCGCTGGGCCCTTCCTGCCCACAGTTCCAACTGTAGTTGTCGTTGGCTCCGTCCCGGTTGTCCTCCCCGTTGGCCTCGTTGTGTTTTTGGTTATAGGAAACCAGGTCATTCAGCGTAAAACCGTCGTGGCAGGTGATGAAATTGATGGTGCGGTTGGGGATTTGGTGGGGGTCCCGGTACAGGTCGGGGCTACCCAACAGGCGGGCGGCCAACCAGCCCAGCATCCCCCGGTCGCCCTTAACGAAGCGGCGCACATCATCCCGAAAGGGGCCATTCCACTCGGCAAACCGTTCCCCAATAAAGGAACCCACCTGGTACAATCCGGCGGCATCCCAAGCTTCGGCAATGATTTTGGTGCCCGCCAACACCGGGTCGGATTCGATCAGCCAGGGCAGGGGCGGGTCCGCCAGGGGAAAGCCGGTTTTACTGCGGGATAAAATGGAAGCCAAATCAAACCGAAACCCATCCACGTGCATCACATCCACCCAGTAGCGCAGGGAATCCAGGATCAAGCGCCCGACAATTTCGTGGTTGGCCTTGACCGTATTGCCGCAACCGCTATAGTTGGCATAAAAAGCCGGGTTATGGGACTCCAAAATGTAATAGGCTTGGTTTTCGATCCCCCGAAACGATAGGGTTGGGCCTTCATGGTTGCCCTCGGCGGTGTGATTAAAAACCACATCCAGAATGACTTCGATCCCGGCTCTATGCAGGGCTTTGACCATATCCCGAAATTCGTCTAATGGCCCCAGTAAGGATTGGTCAGAACTATAGGCCCGGTGGGGGGCGAAAAAGGCCAGGGTACTGTAGCCCCAATAGTTGACCAAACCGGGGGGGGCATCCTGGGGGTCAAACTGATGGACGGGCAGTAATTCCACCGCCGTAATTCCCAAGGATTGCAGGTAGGGGATTTTCTCAATCAGCCCCGCATAGGTGCCCCGTTTGCCCTCGCTCACCCCGGAATTGGGATGCGCCGTAAAGCCTTTGACGTGCATTTCATAAATAATGGTGCGGGCGTAGGGAATTTCCAGGGGCACATCCCCTTCCCAGTCGTAGTGAGAGGGGTCAACCACCACCCCCCGCAGGGCGGTCGCACAGTTATCCCCCGCACGGGTGGCCGCTCCCCGGTCATAGCGTTCCCAGCCCACCACGGCCCGGGCGTAGGGGTCAAGTAGCACCTTACTGCCGTCAAATCGATGGCCTAACTCCGGGGCAAAAGGGCCATACACCCGGTAGGCGTACACCTGTCCATGCCCAATCCCAGCGACAAAAATATGCCAATAGTTGGCTGTGCGATGGAGGGGGGCGGTGAGGGAGAGCACATGGGCGGGTTTGGGGTCATCGGCGTGCTCAAAGAGCAATAGCTCCACCCGTTCGGCGTGTTTGGAAAATAGGCAAAAATTCACCCCCCCGGCGGTAACGGTCGCCCCCAGGGGAAAACTGCGTCCCCGTTGTATGCTCAGCATGGTCGGTTTTCTGAAAATCCTACTTGAAATTATGGAGGATCGAGGAAAAGATAGCTGGGATTATGCTAAAAAGATTAATGAATAGATGGGGGTGAGAACCTACAGTCTTTTTTGTTATTATTAGGATACAATCCATAGAAATGAGAGGACAAAGAGATGCCTACCCATTCCTTAGATTTACGGCAAAGAATTGTAGTTGCATACCAAGTGGGAGAACAATCAGGGAAGTAGCTAAGCGGTTTATAGCGAAGCGTGGCGAAGCCATTGGTAACTAAAAGGACAGTACATCGCCTCGTACAACAGTATAAACAGACTCAAGACTTAACACCTAAGAAAGTAGGGACATTAGGCTGTGCCGTGCCGGAGGCATAGCAAGTTGGAATTTTAGAACAAAATCAAGTTGAGATTTTAGCCATTGTTGAAGAGTATCCAGATAACTGTTTGTGGCAATATCTCGAAATAATTGGAGAAAGGCTAGGAATCCATGTGAGCATTAGCACATTGCATTCTTTCTTGAAAAAGCATAAAATCACTCTAAAAAAAAGACATTTCGCAGTGAAAAAGTCAAGAGTGAAGTTGTGCAGAACGCTTAGAATACTGGCATAAGATTGGAAGTGTTCCAGCCGAAGATATAGTTGCCGTAGATGAAACAGAAGGGAGGGCATGGAGAGGCAAGTTGCACGGAGTTTACAAGGGAAAAAAGTTTATAGTTATCGCCAGAAAAACAAGGGTCAAAAATACACGTTAATTGGTGCTATATCTGTGGATGGCATTGTTTGTCATAAAATCATCAAAGGCTCCATGAAGAAACAGGATTTTTTAGAATTTGTGAAAACAGAATTATGCCCAAAATTAAATGAGAAGAAGGTGGTAATTATGGACAACTTGAATAGTCATAAAGCCATAGAAGTACAACAGATGATTAGCCAGACTGGTGCTCGTTTATTGTATCTCCCTGTGTATTCACCAGAATTTAATCCAATTGAAATGATGTGGTCAGTCCTAAAGAATTTTATTCGACAGTTTCATGATTCACCAGTAAAAAATATACAGTCAATTATCCAAGCATCTTTGTTATTGATTAATCCTTCTTCTTTTGCAAATTGGTTTGCCAAATGTTGCTACTGTACCCCATAATAAAAGAAAAGGCTGTATCCAAGGACAGTGATTATATAGCAGTCCTATTCAATTAGCGTTAGCTTGCGTGCCGTAGGCATACAGAAATTTTCCAGAACCAAGAACGGCGGCGGTGCCCCTGCGACCTCTGTGCCATTCTTATTTAGGATTGCTATATATCTTTACAACCACATATTTTGAATCATTGATGCGCCGGAACGGTCACAGGAGAAAATCTTATGTTTGAAACTCTTAATGGGATTCGCCTTTTCCCATTGTATCTCCGTAATTTTTTACTACCCAATCATCGTAGTTTTGAGATTTGCATTGTCTTAACCATTCGAGATTATCTAAATACCAGCGTATTGTTTTTCTCAAGCCACTGTCAAGGGTTTCCGTTGGCTCCCAACCTAGCGTTTGTTTGATTTTACTAAAATTCACACAGTAACGATAGTCATGCCCAGGTCTATCTTTCACGAAAGTTATTAGGGATTGATAACTGAAATTTGACCTCGGCAAAACTTCATCTAAAATTGTACATATTTGTGTAACTAATTCTAGGTTGGTTGGTTGATTACCGCCGCCAATATTATAGGTATCTCCCACTTTGCCTTTCAGTAGGACAAGAGAAATAGCTCGACAGTGGTCTTCGACATAGAGCCAATCCCTAATATTTTCTCCACTGCCATAAATAGGTAATGGTTTTTGATTGATAGCATTAAAAATCATTAAGGGAATGAGCTTCTCTGGGAATTGCCGAGGACCATAATTATTCGAGCAATTGATGGTCAATGTGGGCAAACCATAGGTATGATGATATGCTCTCACCAAATGATCTGAGCTGGCTTTGGATGCGGCATAGGGGCTGTTAGGAGCATAGGGTGTATTTTCTGAAAAAGCAGGTTCACCGGCTTGCAGAGAACCATATACTTCATCGGTAGAAATATGTAAAAACCTAAAATTTTCTTTTTGATCT comes from Synechococcus sp. C9 and encodes:
- the rfbB gene encoding dTDP-glucose 4,6-dehydratase, whose product is MGKILVTGGSGFIGSNFILYARSQEMAEIINLDKLTYASNPKSLEQLKNDTGYIFQQGDIGNSTLVLSLLRQHQPQYVVNFAAESHVDRSIFSPQEFIQTNVVGTFQLLEAVRAFYQELLPDQKENFRFLHISTDEVYGSLQAGEPAFSENTPYAPNSPYAASKASSDHLVRAYHHTYGLPTLTINCSNNYGPRQFPEKLIPLMIFNAINQKPLPIYGSGENIRDWLYVEDHCRAISLVLLKGKVGDTYNIGGGNQPTNLELVTQICTILDEVLPRSNFSYQSLITFVKDRPGHDYRYCVNFSKIKQTLGWEPTETLDSGLRKTIRWYLDNLEWLRQCKSQNYDDWVVKNYGDTMGKGESH
- a CDS encoding FHA domain-containing protein; this translates as MPAPLTADDTSQRLHILVVEDPQGQQVLALEAATYSIGRDATSAIVFHADSVSRQHALLLRVPIPGSHEYHYQIQDGNAAGKTSTNGIKVNGIHVSHHTLTDGDVVEFAPDAHAIYYHGTALDPQISKYLHAAEFRSIKAPVVEQSLTEVAGLMVEPAPNPIPEAVTQHLAPAPATPTPPPARIPWLWLLAGIAVGLLLMGGIWWFQQRLQPQPSTRNPDRQPLVI
- the glgX gene encoding glycogen debranching protein GlgX, with amino-acid sequence MLSIQRGRSFPLGATVTAGGVNFCLFSKHAERVELLLFEHADDPKPAHVLSLTAPLHRTANYWHIFVAGIGHGQVYAYRVYGPFAPELGHRFDGSKVLLDPYARAVVGWERYDRGAATRAGDNCATALRGVVVDPSHYDWEGDVPLEIPYARTIIYEMHVKGFTAHPNSGVSEGKRGTYAGLIEKIPYLQSLGITAVELLPVHQFDPQDAPPGLVNYWGYSTLAFFAPHRAYSSDQSLLGPLDEFRDMVKALHRAGIEVILDVVFNHTAEGNHEGPTLSFRGIENQAYYILESHNPAFYANYSGCGNTVKANHEIVGRLILDSLRYWVDVMHVDGFRFDLASILSRSKTGFPLADPPLPWLIESDPVLAGTKIIAEAWDAAGLYQVGSFIGERFAEWNGPFRDDVRRFVKGDRGMLGWLAARLLGSPDLYRDPHQIPNRTINFITCHDGFTLNDLVSYNQKHNEANGEDNRDGANDNYSWNCGQEGPSDDPQIEALRIKQIKNFLVILTLAQGTPMILMGDEVRRTQRGNNNAYGQDNEISWFDWDLVHRHRDMLHFWQKLLHWMQSLRLFEEENRLRVETYPVVEPVPYPYVVWHGTELGQQGWHPDGHALALEMVMPKAGEHLYVILNSYWEGLPFTLPPHPWQRLLDTHLPGAIDSAGPPVTTPQYLANPRSSVILRRFAPSDATAD
- a CDS encoding alpha/beta fold hydrolase, yielding MTATRVDSQHQYRMWQGWRTHWVQAGNQGPAMLLIHGFGASTAHWRYNLPDLAQDHRVWAVDLLGFGRSEKPPVLYTGELWREQLRDFVTQVIGEPVVLVGNSLGGYAALCFGVDCPQWTHGVALLNCAGPVGEDSIRPNPVQRLLFQIPGVVELASAGLFFYMRNPLVIRRILQQVYKDHTHIDEELIQSIYEPAWDAGALGVFRAVFKSPPGRRLDQLLQGLTSPLLLMWGTSDPWMTVARAEKCNALVPTAQVAWLDAGHCPHDERPDLVNPLLRRWVQTVVESRLNGDLPGIGAW